A single window of Gopherus flavomarginatus isolate rGopFla2 chromosome 15, rGopFla2.mat.asm, whole genome shotgun sequence DNA harbors:
- the LOC127034976 gene encoding collagen alpha-1(I) chain-like has protein sequence MRSFPEVATQPTKSAPRDHFPEPQSPLLCTSRPLSLLLRAGCTDRRGRDPPQAPGNGRSGSSSSAALAPALSRGQTGATSAPSPAAPPEAQSPAPAGSRPEASPARTRVTSARGCDRAAAGIPGAAAPPGAASQGRQPQLRGWAPPALSDLPGNANFHPQNALRTLSRVPGAPARFGPGDPGSEEQRRGVMGPVHRAVNRRGSGPGQCGHREMLFGEIDYWSDNA, from the exons ATGCGTTCCTTCCCAGAGGTGGCTACACAGCCCACAA AATCAGCCCCAAGAGACCATTTCCCGGAGCCTCAGAGCCCGTTGCTGTGCACAAGCCGGCCGCTCTCTCTGCTGCTCCGGGCTGGCTGTACTGACCGCAGGGGGCGGGATCCCCCGCAGGCTCCGGGCAATGGCCGGTCCGGCTCCAGCAGCTCAGCGGCCCTTGCACCGGCCCTTTCCCGCGGGCAAACGGGAGCGACCAGCGCCCCGAGCCCGGCTGCACCGCCCGAGGCGCAGAGCCCGGCACCCGCAGGCTCCCGGCCGGAGGCGTCTCCCGCGCGGACCCGGGTAACCAGTGCGCGGGGCTGCGACCGGGCAGCTGCTGGGATCCCGGGAGCCGCCGCCCCGCCCGGAGCCGCGTCCCAGGGGCGGCAGCCgcagctcagaggctgggctcctccTGCGCTCTCCGACCTCCCCGGCAATGCTAATTTCCATCCCCAGAATGCATTGCGCACCCTCAGCCGCGTCCCTGGTGCGCCGGCCCGGTTTGGGCCCGGAGACCCTGGTTCGGAGGAGCAAAGGCGCGGTGTGATGGGGCCGGTGCACCGGGCTGTAAACAGGCGGGGTTCAGGCCCCGGTCAGTGTGGTCACCGTGAGATG CTCTTTGGGGAAATCGATTATTGGTCTGACAATGCATGA